The Melanotaenia boesemani isolate fMelBoe1 chromosome 8, fMelBoe1.pri, whole genome shotgun sequence DNA window AACCCACATCAGTGGCGGGGGGAAGTattaatttctttgctttacagTGAGGTTTTTTAGACCAGGAAACTCTGCACACTATATGAGTTGAGTTGAGCGGTTGACGAGGTAACTGCTAATTACAATAGGTAAGTTGTTTATTTCTACAGAAGCCGAGAATGACCGTTATCGGCTATTATTCTATTTACAACTGTTATCTAGAGATAACATCTTAATTTTCtcgttatcttgagataacgaGGACCATTTTGTAGCGATACCAGGATAATTTATCTCGaaatcaagaaaaaacaaagtttgttttctcaagataacgaCATAAATGATCCCAtaacagtataaaaacaaacatgtaagcCTGGCCGCTCTTGGCTTCCATATATTTCTGAGGCAACCAATGGGAATTTTCTATGCGTTCAGGATGAGAATTTCCCAGGTTGCATTGTAAATTGTTTGGCTTCAAAactgtcagatgctaatattttgaCACATATGACATAATGGCCAAGCCCAAGACAAGATATGCTCCATCATTTTttcatgcttctttttttgttgaaatGTCTGTTGTTGATTAATCCTTGCTTGTCCATTAGTACTTTTacaatttgtccatgttttacCAGAAATACAAAAACTATACATTTTATCCAGCCTAACCTGACCCCCTGTCGTAACTCTGGGCTGCCACTAGGGGGCCTGGCCCCCTGGTTTGGGAAACCCTGGACTTGTCTTGTAGTGCTGCTTGTAATAATATGGAATTCAAGATCAATTTTTACGAATGTATTGCACATTTGAATGAAGATGgcaaattaaatgttaaaatggataaatttagtttgacttttaaaatataaactcatTTTGAGTTTGATACCCGCAACAAGTTTCAAAGAAGTAGGGACTTGGGGaaaacacaatgtaaaaagtcaTGCTTTACAAACAGAAATGCTTACATAGCAACTATTTATTTGGCAGCAGGTGAGTAACATAACAGAGTATAGcaagaacattttttaaaatcacagagAGGTCCTTCActtctttattctttatgtaAAATCAAAAAAGTAAAGACAAAAGGATgtaatttttacaaaaatatttagaaaaaactgaCAAATCTATGTGCTCAATAAGatttaaaactaataataaattcAATTTTTTGGCTCTGTAAATTATTGCATGACCTCAACCTCTGTGACAAACAGTTTTTTGCTGCTTACACAAATGACATGAAATTAAAACGATtataaaaacatcagattttatttatatttagatgCCGCAGCCTTGACTTGAGCTTATTTGCCtgagtcaaaaaaaaaaaaaaaaagtgtcatttggTCTGTTGTATATTTATTAATACTTCTAATGAAGTCTGTTTCAGGaaaaatttcatttatttcagcaAGAAAATGCTAAATCACTGTCTAAACATGTTACAACATCATGGCTTCATGATCCATACTTATTTTGGAAACAGATTATTAGGATAGTCGTTGGGTCTTACTAACTGATTTCCCAAAactttttccataaaaataaataaagtcatgGGCAAAGTATTGTTGTTTGTGTCTTGACTAATGTACTACTCAGATAATATGTGGACGGTGCTTTTAACTCAAATGCTTCTTGAATACTAAAAAAATAAGTCTAAAAATTTTTAGTTCCACGACACTACAGGACCAGgtgttggataaaaaaaaaaaaaaagaagtttttttcaATTTCACTCTGTGCCATTTCTAAAGAACCAATATTTGTTTTGAGGGATTTCTGTCGacatttaaagcataaaaaccaCTGACACCAACACATCATGATTCCACTCAGAAAAGTACTTCCTTATGTGCGGCTGGACTGCTGTAGCTCATTACTGGACAGATGCTGCACTACACCAACACCGATGCAGTCCCCCAGCACGTTGGTGGCAGTCCTTAGACGATCCCTGTCAACCAGATACAGTAAGATCTGAGGTTGGAAACTTATAAGCAACTTATATATTACTGTGCCTTTCGGGTAAAGCTTAACTGTGTTACAgctgaactggaaaaaaaacaaattggcAGAGTAATTTTTAATCTAATCAAATTGTTGAATGTAAAACtgtaaatgcagtaaattttgtataagaaaaggttttatttttcatttaaagcaaaaaaaagaacataactTTCTAcagttgattttgttttatttaactagaGAGCCTATCACTGTATTGTATTCATTACACTTTAACTCTAGATACATTCTTATCTGATAAAAATGTGCACTTACAGAATCCAATCAACAATCATGAGAAGTGATATGTCTTCAGTAGGCAGTCCAGCTGATGCCAACACAATCACCATGGATACCATTCCGGCTTGTGGGATGCCTGCTGCACCAGTGCTTGCTGCTGTGACAATCAAACTTggcaaaagaaaatgataataCTGTAGTCATACAGTATAATTATTGTTTCAACATCCAAGAAATCAggtggaacttgttcatatGGCTCTAAGCTGCAGAGGCATGCAGTATAATTGTACAATAACCATCAGCAAACTTTTTAGGAATTTAATTTTCCCAATGTAAGGCAGAAGCAAACCAAGTGAAAGAAGTGTAGAGCATGGACTCATGACAAGCTAAGGAAacatattataataaaataaaaaactattacATCCACTACATGTAACTTTAATATCCTGGTGATTAACCTGACCAAAATGCTTTAAACATGGATTTCTAAATCTTTCATTTAAGTTCTGTAAATGAATTTGAAATGGACATGCCCTACCTGAGGATAATGATTTGTCCAAGGTTAAAATCCATGTTATTAACCTGGGCTATGAATAAAGCAGCTACTGCTTCATAGAGGGCTGCGCCATCCATGTTCATTGTTGCTCCTAAAGGGAGCATGAAGCGTGTCACTTGTTTGTCCATGTTGTGATTCTCCTCCATACAATGCAAGGTAACAGGAAGAGTTGCAGAGCTGTAACCAAAcacatataaaataaagttcTCTCATTCCATCATTGTTAATGAGTCTGCAGCTCTGTACATTTAATATTAACCTGGATGATGTCCCAAAGGCAGTAGCAAGAGCCTGCAGGAAACCTCCCATAAACCTCAAAGGATTTTTTCGTGTCACTGTGACATAGATGAGGGGCAAGGTGAAGAGGCTGTGGATCATGAGGCCAATCATCACAGTGAGAGTATACATGGCAATGTCATGACCAATCGCTGCTCCATCTGTCATCTTCACAACCTGTCCTGCCAGCAGGAAGAGAATTCCCACTGGTGAATACCTAATTTAAAGATAGATGGCAATTCAGCAAAGAGGATTTAATGACTTAAGCTAACTGTAGAGCCAAGGAGAAACAACAGATTAATTTACAGTAAACAGACTGAGCACACAATACCACCCAGGAAGTAAACGGCATTCTAACCACACCacaaacataaagacaaaacaaaagataacaCTAAAAAAAGCCTACAGAATGCTAAATACAAGCAttgataaaaacaacacaaccaCCTAACGCTAATACTAGCCTATTCCTCTTACCAGATGACTGTGTTAACCAGAAGCATGATAGCTTGATTCAGGCAGTCAAAGAAATCCCTCAAAGGCTTTCCCTGTGTCTCCATACTGCTCAGGATGAGGCCAAATGCCATGGAGAAGACTAACAGCCCCAAAACATTGATGCCATCTGAGGTCCCAGGAATTGGTGCTAACCAgaagaaaaagtcaaattagttgtgaaataataatgtaataacaaTATTTGTAGTACCATAACTGACATTTCTTTGGATATTGATTATTATCACAgatacagacagaaaataagGACTCACTATTTTCAGTCGTATTGACTTCATTGAGATGCTTTTCTGAAGAGTTACTGCTGGAGTAAGCTGTTTTATACTGGATAAAATGTTAACAGATTTTGGCGACAGTTAATTTATAATATCAGTGCTGAGACTACCAATCTTACCTTTCTGAAACAAGCTTCCACCAGATTTGAGGGGAACATGTTTCTGCAAAACATAACTGTCAGTGGCAGGCATGGTCAAAAATACACAGTCAAATGTTAGAATTAGGTGCCCTGGAAAGCCTTTAATACACACCTGATCAGATCCAGGAAAGCATCCACACTCTGCACAGCCTCTGCTTCACCACCAGAGGACTCTGAGCTATGCCTGGATGATTTTCCAGGCTGGATAAGGATAGCCAGAGTAATGCCAGTGAATGCAGCCATGATAGTGGTAAGCATGTAATAGCTAAAGGCCCTAAGACCGATTCTCCCATAAGCCTTTCGGTCTACATTTGCCATGCCTGAAATTGAAAGAAGTTGTTGTAAAGTGTAGAACTTCATGGCTTGCATCGGGTTTCAGATTATTCATTTCTTGGATCACTGACCCACCACTAAATTTTACAtacaacatacaaacatacaaaacatcCTGAACACACAAACTGCATGCCCTCCTGAAATGCAAACatggaatttaaataaataaagcaatttGTAGCTGTTCTTTTTATGAACTGGCTTACattaacacagttattataaactgaacTAAATTGGATTGTAGTGAATTGGACTATATCTGTAAAAGTACCTGAAGAAGACTTTATTCTGAgttggtgctatacaaataaagctaaaagaaACTGATCAGATTTTAGGACACAAGATGCAGTTAGCTCCATAAaagttacttttttatttttcctattaTGTAAGattgaaaatatataattagTTAAGATGTTAAGTTATATACAGCTGGAAGGGGTGGAAAACTGTATAACTCACAAATTAAAGttaattacttttgtttttgtttttttttcttttagagatGGGACAAATGAATGAgccatttttatgtaaaaaatgcaTAGAAATACATCTTGGCTCGACTAACTGAAACCCTCTCAATAACCTACACTTTGTATAAGCATGCTGTAAGAACTTTAGCAATGGCaagaatatatgtatgtatctaggatttataaataatttagaaaaatatttgatttaatataGTATTATGAATAGTAGGGAAGAAGCAAAACTATCTATAAAATTTAATGAAtggacaaaagcaaaaaaaaaacaaacaaacaaaaaaacccaaaacaaaacaaaaaacaaaaacaagggaTTCTGGTGAAAAACGTGTTgatatctaaataaaataatcttgtcTATTCACTGGGAATTTTAGGCAATCACAGATTACTTGTAAACCTCAGTTTTACTGATAATTGTCCACCTTTACATAAGCTAGAAGCATTAATTGAGTTTATCTGCTTTGTTGTTTTACCGTTATTAGGAAGATTTTAACTTGTCATGTGAGTAAAAACCAGTCTATTTACTGGCCAAACTGCTAAATCAGGATTTAagatatggagcaaacctgtaATCAGACTGGAAATGATGAGAGGAAGCACCAGCATCTGCAGAATTCTCATCAGCAATTCTCCAGGAAacgttaaatatttaatttccctGACTGACATGTTAATGTGTCGCAGACCAAAGCCCAGGCCAACTCCTTTTGGGAAACAAGTACATAGATCAGCAAATCAGTTTCTAGATCAAAATGCCAGTTATGGGGTGTCAATTCATACAGCAGAGCTGAAGAAACTCCCAGCAAGGTGTTGTAATGGTGGTAAAATTAAAAGAGGCCTTAGTATTCAGAAGTAAGACCACTTACCTATCGCAACAGCAGCCATTGTGAGAATGACAAAAGCATTTCTTTTGAGGAAAGTCCAAATGTTAGATCCACTTTGGACAGCAGCAGCATCGTGTTTTTTTCCTACTGGCTCTACAACCTCAATGAAGTCAATCTCAGGCATGTCTTCAGAGCTTGAAAGCATGTACTTCATAATTAGCCCCAGCaggacaacagaaaaaaagaaaattaaaatgctcTCTTATTAACGCCAATAAAGCAAAGATTAACTATTAAAACAATAATCCTAAGGCTAACGAAGCTTGTCAATGAGGTTTGAAGAAAGTGAGTTAAAATCTTACAAATGACACATCATATAAATGACATAACAACCTGTTTATAGcctaaatgtaaaagtaaaaaaatccaCATACTCACAGCAAAATGTAAGAGTGTAGTTTTCTGAGCTACTGCACATAAAATTTAGTTAGCTTGAGTTAAAAAACAAGGTTGCCTGGTTGATGGAAAGCCCAGTTACTTTCCTCTTGTTAACACAATAACTTTACTGCATTAATCATCAGCTTTGTACATGTGACCTGTTGGGTTTGAGGACTCATCTTTGATAAAGCTGCAGATAAAAACCTGCAAGTTCACAggtttttagttcagtttagttCAGCTGGATTTCTTTCTGCTCAATGCACAATACTGAGAAtttggcatttttttaaatttggaaatactgttattaaaaacattttaagaaattgTGCTTTGTGATAATTATGCTgctattaaaatgaataaatgtattaatttaaacctttatttgaGCAGATACCCATGTCTAAAGTAATCTCAAGTTGCTCATTCAGTAACACCGGCATTCAAAGCATTGGCTTTATTCATAAAAATGGATGAAGATCataatttttctacttttctaaaCTGGACCATGTTCCCTTCATGCTCTCTGGTAGCTGCAGACTACAGAATATCTAAAACAAATCCTGCATAATTAGGTGATTTTAAGTCCTACAAGGTTAATGTCCAGAGCCTTATTAGTTCTGTGTTGGGTACATAGGTTGTAGGCCAATGAGGTGCTAAGACTATAATGTTCTTATCTTAAGACAATATATGGCATGCCCTATAGACAGTAGAACTGATCAGGAAGATTTTGAGTATTTAACAACCTctttagttcagttcagttcagtgaaGTTCAGTTCAGTGCAGTGAAGTTAAGTTAAGTTCAGTCCTTCAGGTCCCATAAGGATTCTTATAATGAACCAGTAATTCATGATGAAGTGCAATTGTTTGTCGACTGAGtggattatttaaataaaagcccACAGAACATAAGGATATACAGCATATTCTCAGAAAATTGATCTGGTgatgttttgtttaaacaaacttttaatttttttttaaaattattctaCTGATTTCTCTTtaagcatcatagcaagcaaaatgataatctggttgctgtatcatgctgaacaaatttgctctgccaaggggaggcctatgggtagggctcctcttgataatctgattaatttatttatttatttactttgaatcatggaatctatgtaatcttgctggacctgaccggaggggacagaaaaagatggaaaatagcaaaaagatgcaaaagggaaagaagaagggagacaaaaacatc harbors:
- the LOC121644609 gene encoding excitatory amino acid transporter 1-like, giving the protein MKYMLSSSEDMPEIDFIEVVEPVGKKHDAAAVQSGSNIWTFLKRNAFVILTMAAVAIGVGLGFGLRHINMSVREIKYLTFPGELLMRILQMLVLPLIISSLITGMANVDRKAYGRIGLRAFSYYMLTTIMAAFTGITLAILIQPGKSSRHSSESSGGEAEAVQSVDAFLDLIRNMFPSNLVEACFRKYKTAYSSSNSSEKHLNEVNTTENTPIPGTSDGINVLGLLVFSMAFGLILSSMETQGKPLRDFFDCLNQAIMLLVNTVIWYSPVGILFLLAGQVVKMTDGAAIGHDIAMYTLTVMIGLMIHSLFTLPLIYVTVTRKNPLRFMGGFLQALATAFGTSSSSATLPVTLHCMEENHNMDKQVTRFMLPLGATMNMDGAALYEAVAALFIAQVNNMDFNLGQIIILSLIVTAASTGAAGIPQAGMVSMVIVLASAGLPTEDISLLMIVDWILDRLRTATNVLGDCIGVGVVQHLSSNELQQSSRT